A single window of Periophthalmus magnuspinnatus isolate fPerMag1 chromosome 9, fPerMag1.2.pri, whole genome shotgun sequence DNA harbors:
- the LOC117376200 gene encoding disintegrin and metalloproteinase domain-containing protein 28-like: MYGPGAIEGRADCFQINTVGQYYGYCKRPSNTQYIACPLQDIYCGKLFCHNGTEYSTYGGWLKVGDCKASHFADFTKDYGQVETGTKCAAGKVCIQNQCVDLETAYKTAACSAKCPGRSLCNHRGECQCEPGWLPPYCDKEDKTYSSVTVQYLSPGAIAGISIAVILAVSCIVAGVVFFLKKN; this comes from the exons ATGTACGGGCCAG gTGCCATAGAGGGCCGGGCCGACTGCTTTCAAATCAACACAGTGGGACAGTACTACGGCTACTGCAAACGACCTTCTAATACCCAATACATCGCCTGCCCACTACA AGACATATACTGTGGGAAGCTCTTCTGTCACAACGGAACTGAATACTCCACTTACGGAGGATGGTTAAAAGTGGGTGACTGTAAAGCGTCGCACTTCGCAGACTTCACCAAAGATTACGGACAAGTCGAAACTGGGACAAAATGTGCAGCGGGAAAG gtgtGCATCCAAAACCAGTGTGTGGACCTGGAGACGGCCTACAAGACAGCGGCCTGCTCAGCCAAGTGCCCGGGCCGCTCA CTGTGTAACCACCGGGGGGAGTGCCAGTGTGAACCGGGGTGGCTGCCTCCCTACTGCGACAAAGAAGACAAGACGTACAGCTCGGTCACGGTCCAGTATCTCAGTCCTG gtGCGATTGCTGGCATCTCTATAGCTGTGATCTTAGCAGTGTCTTGCATCGTCGCTGGGGTCGTTttctttttaaagaaaaactaa